The Camelus bactrianus isolate YW-2024 breed Bactrian camel chromosome 12, ASM4877302v1, whole genome shotgun sequence genome includes a window with the following:
- the LOC105076346 gene encoding olfactory receptor 11A1-like, protein MTSEQDHLPRKSWTPFQKSLPDMVLLFMLSQDCQQTSSDSENQTTWIILEGSGELQHLGFLPVTLFLAIYVIIVRGNALIVLAVASSQTLHTPMYFFLGPFSLLEIGYTSNIAPQLLRSFLEGRETISLVSCLFQFYLFASLAAAECLLLSAMSYDCYLAICHPLHYPALMSTLLCGCLAAGTWFCGFSFSAFILALAAHLPLFPGSREIDHYFCDFAPVVGLFCGDVRVMWGAGVSISGFLTLAPFLLIVTSYAFILRTVLPVPSGRGKQKAFSTCFSHLSAVGVFYGTLIVVYVAPTDHMAPFLRKAFSVLYTVFTPMVNPIIYSLKNQEVKGALLRLWGQLIPGHTPQRGIRQLLTSS, encoded by the exons ATGACCTCAGAGCAGGACCACCTCCCCAGGAAGTCATGGACACCCTTCCAGAAGAGTTTACCAGATATGGTTCTCCTGTTCATGCTCAGCCAGGATTGTCAG CAGACCAGTAGTGACAGCGAGAACCAGACCACCTGGATAATCCTAGAGGGCTCTGGGGAGCTGCAACACCTGGGCTTCCTCCCCGTCACCCTCTTTCTGGCCATCTATGTGATAATAGTCAGGGGCAACGCCCTCATAGTGTTGGCTGTAGCATCCAGTCAGACTCTCCACACACCCATGTACTTTTTCCTCggccccttctccctgctggagaTTGGCTACACCTCCAACATCGCGCCTCAGCTGTTGCGGAGCTTCCTGGAAGGGAGGGAAACCATCTCGCTGGTCAGCTGTCTGTTCCAGTTCTACCTGTTTGCCTCGCTGGCTGCAGCAGAGTGCCTCCTACTCTCTGCCATGTCCTATGACTGTTACTTGGCCATCTGTCACCCCCTTCACTACCCTGCTCTGATGAGCACCTTGCTGTGTGGCTGCCTGGCTGCTGGAACCTGGTTCTGTGGCTTCTCCTTCTCTGCCTTCATTCTGGCCCTGGCAGCCCATCTGCCCCTCTTCCCTGGCAGCAGGGAGATTGACCACTACTTCTGTGACTTTGCTCCAGTTGTAGGGCTGTTCTGTGGTGATGTGAGGGTCATGTGGGGAGCTGGAGTGAGCATCTCAGGCTTCCTGACACTGGCCCCCTTCCTGTTGATTGTGACATCCTATGCCTTCATCCTACGGACTGTGCTGCCAGTACCTTCAGGTCGTGGAAAGCAGaaagccttctccacctgcttCTCCCACCTCAGTGCAGTCGGGGTGTTTTATGGCACCCTCATTGTGGTCTACGTAGCCCCAACAGACCACATGGCCCCCTTCCTCCGAAAGGCCTTCTCTGTCCTCTACACTGTGTTCACCCCTATGGTCAACCCCATCATCTACAGCCTCAAGAACCAAGAGGTAAAGGGGGCCCTTCTCAGGCTCTGGGGACAGCTTATCCCAGGACATACCCCACAGAGAGGAATAAGACAACTACTGACTTCTTCCTAG